ACGTCATCGGTGAAGAAGTCTATGGCTTACTCAGGGATCATTTGGAAGAGAGATGTTTACTTAAGCCCTAATCTCTCGACCAAAAATCCAGCTGAGCGGTACGTTTTTGGCTGCTTCTTTGGCTCTTCCTTGAGCTCTCTCTTCAATCTTGCGGATCCTTGCAGGTAGTCCGCAGACAAAGTCCTGTCAAAGGCAATGATAGAGTCAGAATTCAAGTTCATGTCCCAGTCAAATACACAAAACAGACCAAGCAGTGCAGCTAATATAGTATTCATGTCCAAGAAACCTACAAAAAGAGACTGAGAAGTATCCATATAATTATAGGTTTCATCACAAGTAATGGTGGTGGTAATTTACCTGAGCCTTGTGTCCTTCACTAGAAAGGCCTGACAAAGTCTCAACGTTCCACCGTTCAACAAGAAACTCCAGAATATCAGCATAGTCCTTGGCGGTGTAAACACCGAGCCTCTGTGCAACGGTCGAGAAGTGCTCAAACAGGTTATCATCTTGTCCATCATACATCAAATGCGCAGGCATCGAGATCTTTTTCTTCATCATATCAGCCAATCCCAAGATGGTGCCATCAGCGTCGATTTCGAAGAGCTTCTCCACAATCTTGGTGTAAGCAGTCTCGTGGCGCTTCTCGTCAGCAGCAATGGTCCCGCATATCTGCGCAAGTTTCAAATCTCCAAGATCTTTCGCATGTCTGGCAGTGTTTCCGTGGGAGATGAAGGTCGCTCTTTCTTGAAAGGATGTGTAGATGAAACCCAAGTAAGGGTTGTTTTCAGTTTTTGGATCCTAAGAAGATAAAACAATATCAATCATATATAATTAATTAGAGCTGGGATTTTTAACCGAACCGAATGTTTAGTAACAAAAACAATCAAACAGTACCAATATTAACCGAAAATCCGAACCGAACTAACCAAAATCCGAATCAAAATAACAGAACTAATCAAAATCCGAACAAAATTTTTTTTTGAATTTTATTCAATTTAAACCAAAAATTTCGGTAAAATTTTTTGATACGAACTAGCCAAGAACCGAACCGAACTTTTTTACGGTTCAATTCAGCAAAATTTTACCCGAACCGGCAGGCCTATAAATTAATCATACATGAGAAACATAGAATACAAATCAGAGAAGCTTACCATTCCAGAGCCAATAAGGTACTGAATAGTCTTCTCAATCTGCCTCATGTCAACTCTCCCAGACAAATAAAGATACTTGTTAAGCAAATCCCCATGCCTATTCTCTTCAGCAGTCCACGCCCTAGTCCACACCGCCCAAGGAGTAGGACTAGCTCCCGTCTCATCCCTAACACCATCCAACGTGTTCAACATGGTCTGGTAAGTCGGAAGCGCTTCTTCAGTGATCATATCACCAACAAGCACCACGAAATACTCGTCGGGAAGCTCCTTACACCGTTCCCTCAGCTCCTTGACTTGGTCGTAGAACCCTTCCGACTCAGCTTCCGGGAGAAAATCAGTCGGCTGCCACGACTTCTCGACGGGTTTTAAG
This sequence is a window from Brassica oleracea var. oleracea cultivar TO1000 chromosome C1, BOL, whole genome shotgun sequence. Protein-coding genes within it:
- the LOC106294068 gene encoding acyl-[acyl-carrier-protein] desaturase 5, chloroplastic translates to MVMALNQIVVSSSSYAYRPRQARGSRSSIASSIRSATTEVTNGRKLYIPPREVHVQVKHSMPPQKLEIFKSLEGWADETLLTYLKPVEKSWQPTDFLPEAESEGFYDQVKELRERCKELPDEYFVVLVGDMITEEALPTYQTMLNTLDGVRDETGASPTPWAVWTRAWTAEENRHGDLLNKYLYLSGRVDMRQIEKTIQYLIGSGMDPKTENNPYLGFIYTSFQERATFISHGNTARHAKDLGDLKLAQICGTIAADEKRHETAYTKIVEKLFEIDADGTILGLADMMKKKISMPAHLMYDGQDDNLFEHFSTVAQRLGVYTAKDYADILEFLVERWNVETLSGLSSEGHKAQDFVCGLPARIRKIEERAQGRAKEAAKNVPLSWIFGREIRA